DNA sequence from the Chitinophaga flava genome:
GCCTGTAATATGGCGATTACAGTGTACAGTGCTGTGGCAGCACAAAAAATGTCTCTCGATCCACAGGTAGTGAAAAAAGAATGGATAGATGGTATGTTGCCCGGCGTACAGCTGCTGCCTTCCGGATTGTGGGCCATCACACGGGCACAGGAAAAGAACTGTGGTTATTGTTTTGCAGGATGAAAAAAATAAAATGGCGTACGGTAATACTATCAGGACTGTTTGCCGTAAGCCTGGTATTGGTGATCAGACAACTTTTACGCCGCTCCAACGTGTGGGTGGAAGGTGAAGAAGATTTGTGGATGGCGCCGGATACCGCCTCCATTCCCCATACCACCGAAGGCGAGCGGATACGATATGGCCGTGAACTGATAGCGCATACCGCGCAGTATCTTGGCCCGCATGGCAGCATAGCTGCCATCAGCAATGGCATGAATTGCCAGAACTGCCACCTCGATGCCGGCACCAGGCCCTGGGGTAACAACTACGGCAGTACGGCCACCTTGTATCCCAAATTCAGAGCCCGCAGCGGTACGGTGGAGTCGATAGAAAAAAAAGTAAACGATTGTTTTGTCCGTAGTCTCAATGGCCAGGCACTCGACAGCAACAGCCACGAGCTACAGGCTATCATCGCTTATATACATTGGCTTGGAAAAGATCTGCCCAAAGGCTATAAAACACCCGGCAGCGGTATCAGAGACCTGGAATATCTTCCAATACCGGCAGACACCTCGAAAGGAAAGATCGTTTTCCTGCAAAAATGCCAGCGCTGCCACGGCCCCGATGGTGCAGGCGAACTTAAACCCGGCAGCACAGAATACCTGTATCCTCCGCTCTGGGGGCAAAACAGCTATAACACCGGAGCCGGACTATACAGAATATCCAGATTCGCCGGTTATGTCAAATACAACATGCCGCTGGGCACCAATTATCAGCATCCGCAACTCAGCGATGAAGAAGCCTGGAACGTGGCGGCTTTTGTCAACTCACAGCCCCGGCCGGAAAAAGCATTCCCGGCCGACTGGCCCGATATCCGTACCAAACCGCCCGATCATCCTTTCGGCCCATTCAGCGATACTTACTCCGCTATACAACACAAATACGGGCCCTTCGGCCCTATCGCCCGGCAGCATAAAAAAAAGTAATCCACCTAAAAATGATCATTATGAAAAAGCTGCTCATCACTTTTACACTTTTACTGGGCTACATTTTCTGCTATGCACAAGCAGACTACAAAGTAATCTTCGATATCACCAGTAAAAGCCCCGAAGCACAAAACACCATTATACGGCAACTCAATGGTATCCTGAAAGGCAATCCCAACGCACAACTCGAAGTAGCCGTATACGGAGATGCCCTCGACATGGTACTGAAGGATAAATCAAAAGTAGAACCCGCCATCTCCGAGCTCATCAAAAATCATAAAAACCTGAACATTAAAGTATGTGGCGCCACCATGAAAAGAAACAACAAAAACGCCAGTGAACTGATTCCCGGCGTACAGGTTGTTCCCGACGCCATCTATGAAATCATCACTAAACAAAAAGAAGGATGGGGATATATTAAAGTAGCAGAATGATTTTTAAAACAAAAAATATTTACGTATATCCATAAACGTTAAGCGCCGGCCATATCACGGCCGGCGCAATTTTTTTTGACAGTCTGTTATCACCCTCGCTTTACCAGCCGGACCAACCATATCAGAATGATAGATCCTACCAGGGCAGTTATCAGCGAACCTATCAGGCCATTGCCCATATGAAGGCCCAGCTTACCAAACAGCCAGCCACCCAGCCAGCCGCCAACAATACCCACAAGGATATCTACGATAATCCCGAACCCTTCACCACGCATCAGTTTACCGGCAAGCCAACCGGCAATACCGCCGATAATAATAGTCCAGATCATAAAGTAATGTTTTAAATGTTACTTCAATTTATGCATAATTTTCATGTTATTTAATATTTTTTGTTAATACGTATTATTTTCCGGGTCAGATGGCATATCAGAACTGTAATCTGAAACTTCCAAACAGGCCGAAACTGCTGTAAGACACATTTCCCTTCTGCGGATAAAGCCGCCATACAGCATCTACCCGGAAGAAACGGAAAATGTTATCAAAGCCGGTACCTAGTTCGGTATACACCTTCCCATCCAGGGAGCGCATACCATAACGGCCATATTCTATCTGATTGTATACACGGTTAGCATGAGACAGGTCGCCTATTACAGCCTTTGCATTCCAGAACTGACGAATACCCGTCTTACGCATAAAAGGCAACAGGTTCAATAGTTTGCCATTGAAGTTATGTTCTATATTGAAGCCTGCATAACGATCACTCACAAACTCATATTTATTCATCAGGCTGAAAGCATCTTTATTATAGTAATAGGTTTCATTACCCGGATGGATCTGCAGTAATACAAACGGCAGTTTGTCTGCAAAAATCCTTCCGGCATAAATCATATAATTCACGCGCCCCCAGCGATTAAGCGGAAACTGTTGCTGAATACTGAAGTTGACTTTGTGATACTGATACCGGCTGTTGAGCACACCGGCCGGAGCCACTGCATAAGCCACATCAATCACCGGCTGATTACTTTTCACTCTGCGCGTTTTACGGAAAGTGCGGATTTCCTTCTCTCCCGGAGCATACCGGAAGCCCAGCCTGAACTCCGCATTCACTATATGACTTCTGTCGTTGGGAGATGACCGGAATATACTATGCGGAGGCAGCGGATCATAGGTGGTATACTGGCTGCGCGAAACAGTGCCCTGCAAGGAGAATTGCTCAGGGAATCTCTTCCTTACCGTCAGCTGCATTTCCTGCTCGCGGGTAAATTTCTGCGGAATACCGTGCCGGCGTACCAGCTGGCCAAAGATATTATCGAGAGACACTTCTTCTCCATTAAAGCCACGCTGATTGTTATCAAGATCATCTTTGTAGGAAGCCAGCGTACTCCAGCCTTTATCTCCAGGCCATATATAGGCTACTGCCATTTTTCCTTTCAGAGATTCATCTTTTGTACCGTAGGCCAGATAACCATACAATCGCAGATTACGACTAAATTCCGGTGTAGTGCCCAGATCAAAACGGAAACGCAGTCCTTCGATCCTGTTGCGGCTGATCCATTTATACCAGGGACCTATTTCTACATTGCCCATTTTAATATGCCCATCCACCAGGAAGGTAACGGTGTTGCTGAGCTTTTTAAAAGCGGGCATCGATTTTAGTGTATCCACTAACGTTATAGCATGTTTTTCATTGGTGGTCAGCGGATCAGGGCGGTGTTGTTCCAGATAATTTTTGCCGATAACGGTGGCACTGTCTGGTATCACTAGTTCTTCCTTACGGCGGTTCTCATTCAGTTTCCGGACGATAAAATCCTGGTCCACAGCGATGTTACGGTACAGCGTTGTCTTTCTGCCGATAAAGGTTGTTTTTTCTTTTCCCAGGAAAGCCAGCTCCACGATAAAGCGGTCTTTAGTCACTACCCATTCTTTTTCGTTGCGCTGGCTGAATTCCTGGATAATGTCCAGTCTTTTTACGAAGTTAATGTTCACTGCTCCGGACACAGAAAGGCTGATCTTCTGCAAAGCCCAGGTGGAAGCCTGTATCCAACAATCGCCGGAGAAAAGGTTTTCTCCTTCCCGCCGGGGCGTAAAGGCAAGATGAAAATATTGCTGACCGTTTTGTATAACGGTGTCCAGTCCTTTGTAATGGTAGTAGCGGTCGCCTACGTTGCTGACCGGGCTGATAAATTCCCGTCCGAAGATAGACAGGTAGTTATCATAGGTATTTATTTTTTGGTTGATGCCTCCCAGGTATTGCATCACCGACTCGTTTTTGATACCGCTGGTGTTTAAGGCCCGGATCTCTTCCCTCACTTTGGACGGAGAGCCGGCCACATAATAATCTGAAACGGATTCGCTGAGAAACACCGGCAGGAAAGGCTTTGTTTCGGAGGTGGTATCTACCCGCTGGGTTACAAAGGTATATGGTTTCATGATACGCGAACGTTCCCAGCGTTGTTTGTTGATATTGGAGAGATCTATCTCCAGTTTATTATACAGTTCTGCGTAATAACTATTGTAATGTCCGGGTGCATTCTCTGGCCGGTGGGCTACTACCTGCCGCCACCATACCAGCCCTTTGTCCATTTTGGCTTTTACTTCTACCCCCACGTTCATGGTGGCTTCCATTTGTATTACCAGTGGCTCCTGGTCCGTAGCGGCCAGTGGTATAGCTTTCGTAACATATCCCACATAGCGGACGATCATCGTATCGCTGGTCCGGGTGCTTCTCTTTAATTTAAATTCGCCGGCACTGTCTGTCATTACACCATGATCGGCGTATTTCCAGTACACGGTAGCAAATGGTAATGGTTCCTCTGTGAATTTGTTCACCACTTTTCCTCGGGTCATCGCGGAACCTTGTCCACAAACCATTCGGGCTGACAACAGTAAGCAAAAAAACACGGCCCATCCCTTGCAAGTACAGATGAAGGTTTGCAGCATCAAAAACAGTTGTAGTACTATTAAGACGATAAATAATGCCACCCCCTCCATTGCACAGACAGAAATATTGAATGAGTAATACAGATAATTGAAAATATGCCTGCTCCCGTTTAAACGATTTCCGCTGTTGTCACAATATGCCCACCTTTAACCCATAAAATCAAAATATAAGAAAAGTATGAAGCCATTACTATTTCTACTGCTAATATTAACAATTCCTTATCAAGGCAGATGCCAAACAGGTAAGGCGTATCTCATGCACCAGCTGGCCAAAGGGGATTCCCTGGCCAATATTTACTCAAGGACTATCACCTATTCCGGAGACAGTTTCGCCCCCCTGGTATTCAGAATCAGTGGTACCAGCACTTACCAGGTGACAGACAACAATCCCCTGAAACCGGTATTCCAGGAAGCCGACCTCTACGACGGCCGCCCCATCAGCCGCTCCGTTTCGATCATCGGCCTCAATGGCACCAATACCTACCAGGATAAAACCTATACCAATACCAGCGCCAGCGGCCTGTTATACAACGAATTGATCTGGGGGGCCATACCTGTCAACGTCCACGAAGGAGATACCTGGCAAAACAAAATTACCGTCCCCTGGGAACTGGGCGGCGTGGGTACACAAACAGTAAAAGTCATCTCACTGGATGAACAACATCAGACCATCACCCTGCAAAGAGAAGGTTATAGTGAAGGACCACATGACAACGACCCCAAACAACTCGACATCACCACCCTGGATGGGAAAAAACAACGGCTGCAGCTCAGGACCGGCACTTCCCACTGGACAGGCCTCACCACCTTCCGTAAAGGTATCGTGATCAGCGATGAACTGATCGTCACCAGACCCATCCTGCTTTCCGACAAGAACGTACAATTTAACGGACAGCACCGGGAATACATATTATTGAACGCTATGCCATATCAGCCTTTATAAACAGCCACGTCACGATACTTCCGGTAGTACAGCATACCCAGCAGTATGCCACATGCCAGCCCACCCAGGTCGGCAGCGCTATCGGAAGTACCTTTTAAGCCCAGTAATAGTCCTAATACCACCACCGCCAGGCACCCCATCGCATACAATAGATTGGTACCGGTATCTTTCGAAAACACGCCCGCGAAAACAAACACCAGCAAAAAACCCCAACAGCCCTGCACCGCGCCGGAAGCCCCGAAAGTGAGATAGTCAGGATATATAACCATACTCATAATATTTCCGGCAATTCCGCATATCAGCCATAACAACAAACACTTCCATTTCAGCAACGGTTCCAGTATAAAACCTGCCAGGTAAAAAGCAACGACGTAGAAGCCCTGTAAAAAGGTAATATTCAGAAAAATACTGAGTACCAACCGCCACCACTGGCCCCCTAGTACCAGTGGCCGTGAACTGACGCCCAACACTGTCAGATCAGAGGCCATAGCATGTGTTATCAGCCCTAAGAACAAAGAGGTGCCCATCATCCAGGCAAGCAGATTAGTGGCTGGCCATCTCCAGTCTGGTGGCTGCTTTCCGGACGGCATCTTTAATTCCGTATACAAACTCATGATCAGCCAGAGTACCAGAAAAACAGTGACAGTACCAAAAATCCAGGGTAAAAAACTATCTGCCCGCATACCAAACGATTTCCTGACAGGCATCAGCACAATATTTTCCGGAGCCTGGAACCAGAGGTTCCTGGCGGCTGCCTGCAGAAACAAGGGCCGCTCGTTGGTATTACCCAACCGTTCGAGATAAACAAAATCCTTCAAATCAGCAGCCTGAAATTTCTGTTCACACAACAACGCATACTGACGGCAACGCCGGTCTTTTTCCTCATCTGATAAACGATTGCTGATGGTTGTCTGATATATTAAACCATACCAGGCCAAACACTGGGTACTAACGGTATCCCGCGCCCCGTCCAATAACGGAGCAGTAATATAAATGTGGTAAACATACTGTGTATTATGCTTTCCTTCTATGGTAACATAGGCCCATGCTGAAGCACGCTGTTTGTCGATATACAGTTTATTGACCTGATAAGCAGCAGCATTATGTTGTGTGATCTCACTGATTGTATTCAGCTTTACCAGTCTTTCATTTATTTTTCGTATATACGATTGGGTTATAAGTGCAGGAACAATTATTCCCAGGGTCACCACAGAATAATACAGCACATCAGCTTTCCCATTACGGAATGAAAACATTTTAATGCGGGGCCACATCCATATCCAAGCAGGTACTACACCCAATACAACCGGCAGTCCGAAATCGAGTATTTCTTCCCGTACCGGGAAAACAGCATAATGGGTAAACAACAACCAGTTCAGGAAGCTGTATCCTGTTATAAATAACAGGAGTATCCACAGAAAGGGAAGGAAAAACGTCTTTATTCGGTAGATTTTGGAAGGCATAGGGAATCGTTATCTATGCAAAGGTAACCACTGTTGCAGAGATACAACAGCAATGGTTAAAAACCGGACTGACCATACGGGCCAGTCCATGTTTTTTTACAACGTTGCTGTCACCGATTTGGCGCCATAGATCATTCCAAAGCCATCATTCGTAACGCCGGTGAGGCTGATGTAGAAAGTGCCGGTAGTGCCAAAATCAGTACCATTTACAGACAGCATAGCAATGCCGTTCACCACCTGGGTGGCAGAGAAACGTGCCACCACGTTCCCGTCTTTTTCGATAGTCCATTTGGCATTATCAGGCAGGGTAGCCCCATGCAGGTCCACCGAATAACCGTAAGGGCCGGTAGACAGACTGATAGTGGAAGGGCCCTGCATGTTGATAAATCTTTTGCCGGCAACTACCGGTTTTGCAGGCGTTCCATTGTTGGCACGAGTGGTACCTACACCCAGAGACAATGCGGTGATGGCGCAAACAAAGAGGATTGTTTTCATGAAGCGGATATTTGGATAAACGAAAAAAATGATTGTTATCCAATATAGGCAGAACGGAGAATTATAAGGGGTATTTCAAACGATAACGGCTACACGTAGTGCCATGGCTGGTCCGGCTTTGCGGAACAACCATGGCCGGCTTATCATGCCACTATACTATACTTGTGCCGGTACCGGCTGCTGATAAAAAGCGTAATCAAGGTACCCTTTTTCGGTGCCACCAAAGAAGGTGGTCTTATCGGGCGTATTCATCGGGAGATCGTGTTGCAGACGATAAGGCAGGTCGGGGTTGGCGATAAAGGGTCTGCCGAAACCGATCAGGTCTGCCCATCCCTTTTGCAATGCTTCTTCAGCTCTTGCTTTGGTATATTTACCGGAATAGATCATGGTACCGGAGAAGGCTTTGCGGTAAGCTTCCTTAAAATCTGCAGACATCACCGGCGCATCGTCCCAGTCGGCTTCTGCAACGTGGATATAGGCAACACCTATTTCATTCAGCATTTTAGCAGCTGCGATATAGGTTACTTCCGGATGGTCATCCTGCGCCCCCATCAGCGTGGTAAGCGGTGCCTGACGTACGCCAACTCTTTCTTTTCCGATAGCATCGGCCACAGCAGTTGCCACTTCTCTGAGGAAACGTAATCTGTTTTCCAGGGAGCCACCGTATTCATCAGTACGATGATTGGTTTGTGAGTCAATGAATTGTTCGATCAGGTAACCATTGGCCCCATGCAGCTCGACACCGTCAAATCCGGCGGCGATGGCGTTTCTGGCAGCCTCAGCATATTCTTTAACGATGGCTTTGATTTCCGGGATACTCAGTTCGCGAGGCATGGAATGCTGTTCCATAAGCACGCCGCCGGTAGGTCCGGGTAGCGCTACTTTCACGCCTTCGGCGAGGATAGCGGAAGGGGCCACTGGCGCGGCACCGTCTGGTTGCAGTGATACATGTGATACCCTGCCCACATGCCATAACTGGGCAAATATGCGTCCGCCTTTCTGGTGTACGGCGGTGGTTACTTTTTTCCAGCCGGCTACCTGTTCGGGGCTATAGATACCAGGTGTCCAGGCATAACCCTGGCCCTGACGGCTGATCTGTGTGCCTTCTGCGATGATGAGGCCGGCAGAAGCTCTTTGTCCGTAATATTCGGCCATCATATCAGTGGCAGCATCTCCCTGGCCAGCTCTGGAGCGGGTCATGGGTGGCATTACAATTCTGTTATTCAGTGTAATTTTTCCTATGGTATGTTGTGTAAAAAGCATGTCTAAATCGTTTTTAAAATTTCACAGGACAAAATTCCTAAAGATTAACCTATCATCAAAATAAGTTAAATTGTATCTTTGCATCAGAAAAATGATAGAATATGAATCTTAATATGGAATGGCTGCGGACCTTTAAAACTATCTACGAGAAAGGTACTCTTACCGCAGCAGCACAGGCTTTATATATTTCGCAACCCGGCGTCAGCCTGCACCTCAATTCCCTGGAGGCAGCCACCGGCTACACATTATTTGACCGCTCTGCTAAAAAGATGGTACCTACCGAAAGGGCTAAGGTGTTGTACAACTTTATCCAGGAGCCTATGGGCCGCCTCGAAATGGCAGAACAGGTGTTTCACCGCAGCAGCCGGGAAGGCCGCGCCACCATCAGTATTGGTATGTGTTTCGAGACCTTTCAGTTCACCCTCGAAAGATATATTTCTTCTCTTCCGTTTAATGTGATCGTCAAATTCGGCTTATACCCCGAAATGATCCACGACCTCGACAAAGGCGTACTGGACATGATCGTGACGCCAGAGAAAACTGATCAGCCCAGCCTCGAATTCAAACCTTTCTCCAAAGAAAAAATCGTGATGGTATGCGGCTCCAATACCAATATAAAACAGCTTAAAACACTGCTGAAAGAAGCCAATGTAAAAGACGAACAGCTTAAATCCGCCAGGATAGCGGAAGTAGAACAATGGCTCAAACAACAGATATGGTATAGCACCGCTGCTGACATGGAACATCTCAAACGTTTCTGGAAGTTTAACCTGCGGCATAACATCGACTTCAAACCCAACTACATTGTGCCCAATATCAGCTCTATTGTGCGCTGTCTGGGTGGCAACGAAGGGTTTGCCATCATACCCGATTTTCTTTGCCGGGATGAGATTAAAAGCGGTAAAATAAAAGTAGTATGGGACGGGGATGTTTGTGTGGAAAACACACTTTATTTCGGGTCAAGGAAAAAGACCATCTACAACAAGGAAATAAAAATGGTGGAAGATATCTTCCTGAAAGAAATGGCAGCTTTATAAATAAAGGGGGCTGACCATGATGATGGTCAGCCCCGGTGACAGTTATGGTTTAGGCAAAAATTATTGTTTTTTAGCCCACCACAGCGGTGTAGTGATTTCTTCTGCACCACCCAGGTTTTGTACGGCCTGATCATATCCTTTTGGATTGGTATTTCTTACCAGAGCAGGATACTTGATACGCTGCGGGAAATTTTTCACGCTGCTGGTCATGTAGTTGGAAGAGCTGAGGGCCGGCAGACCAGGCAGTGCCTGCTCTACGTTCGGATTCTCGAAGAATGGCAATCCCAGTCTGCGTTGATCATTCCATGCTTCCAGCGGTAACCATGGCATTTGCGCAATATATTTCTGCGTAATGATTTTGGTCAGCTGGTCATTTTTCGCAGATCCGTTTTTATACAGATTGTTAACCGGATATTTGATCTCTACAGTGCCAGGTGCGCCAGTATAACCATTTTTGAAGTTCATGGTATGGCTTACCGGAGGCTCAGCAATATGATCAAAGTTTACGGAAGTACCTACTGTGTTGTAATCGTTGGAGGCCAGGTAAGTGCCCAGGAAGTTGGATACGCCCCAGTATTCGAAGTTCAGTGCGATACCTTTTTCATAGGCTGCTTTAGCAGATACCGGAACATTCCATCCTCTTACTGCTGCTTCCGCAATCAGGAACTGTACTTCCCATGGAGCGAAGAAGATACGTTTGCTGGTGCTGCTACGGAACTGCTGGCTCATGCGGGGATAAGCTGCAGGCCAGAAGTAGGAACGGTTGTTGGTTCCTTTATCACCCCAGTCACCGTTGGTAGAGCCATTCCAGGCCATTTTACCATCCAGTAATACAGCAGTGTCTGTAGAATTTTTCATCAGCGGACGTGCTGTTTGTTCCCAGGCCTTACGGTTCCAGGAAGGATAGCGGCAGAAGTTAGTATTGGAGAAATCACCACCAGGGATAAACGCTTTATAGGCACGTGGATCGATGGTCTGAGGCAGACCGTCAAACCAGAAACCAGCCAGCGGATCATTGGAAGTGGTAGGGAAATGGTCAGTCAGTTGCAGACCTGCCCAGTCAGCGGGTCTGATATAAGGCTGGTAAACAGCATCTGTCAGCTGATCAGCAGTTTTAACACTACCTAAACCGTTATAGAGATTCTCCATGGTAGTAGACATCATCTGCTCATTCCACTCACGGCTCATTACACCGGTCAGCGCGTCCCATCCTGGTTTTTCCTGTACCTGGAAGGCCTGGCTCATATCGGTGATCAGATCGCCGGATACCGCAGCTTCAAACTCTGCTTTGGCTTTGGCAGGATCTACTTCAGACAGGCGCATAGCCAGACGCAAACGCATGGAGTTAGCATAACGCTGCCATTTTTTGAAATCGTAACTATAGGCAGGATCCAGTTTTTTCATGGCATCCGTAGGAGCCTGGTCTGTTTTCAGCTTGGCACTGGCATCTTTCAGTTCAGCCAGCAGATAATAATACACATCCTTTACACTCGCAAAGTCAGGATTAGTGCTCTTATAAGCATCTATAGCAACAGGTCCGTAGTTGTCGGACAGTTCGCTCAACAGATAAGCACGCCAGATACGGGCTACCTGCAGGAGATTGGCGGTATATTCATTGATAGATCCGGACTGGATTTTCTGTTCACCCAGCTGAATGGCAGCATTAATACTGGTGAGCCAGCCGGTACAGGAAGTATAATAAGCATTGGACCATTCATCATTTCCGATACCGGAAGTAATACCATCATCCAGTTGCTGGTGTGCGGCAGCTTTCCAGATCAGTACGAAGGAACGTTCAGCTACACCCGGGTCCATCTGTGCATTGATGATAGAACCATTGATCAGAAACTCTTCCTGCACCTGGTTTTCATTAGCTTCCTTCGGGTTTTTGTTCAGGTCTTCAAATTTATTACAGGCAGACAACAGCATGGAAAAAGCTGCCAATGACAAACCTGATTTTATGATGATTCTTTTCATTTCAGTTGCAATTAAAGGTTAGAAACTAAGGCTAAGGTTCACCAGGAAAGAACGGGTGGTTGGAGGCGCACCATTTTCAAAACCGGTTGCGTTGGAACCTATCGCAAATACAGACTCAGGATCCAGTCCGTTCATATGGCTGGAAATCATCCATACGTTATTGCAGGATACGCCAATTTTCGCAGCCTGTATAGGCATACGGCCAAATGCTTTTTTAGGCAGGTTGTAGTTTATCTGCACATTACGCAAACGGATATTGGTAGCATCATAGATATTCATCTCACCAGCACCCAGGTTGCCGCTGGTCACTGCTCTCCAGTATTGCTGCTGTGTGATGGATTTTGTATTAGGCGCATAATTGCCACCACCGTTGTCTATTACACCAGATACCACCATGTCGTTTCTTACGCCACCAGGTGCAGTTACAGCCGCAGTACCGGATTTCTGCATAGCCAGCTGGGTAACGGAATACATCTCACCACCAATGCGTGCATCTACCAGGAAGGACAGGCTGAAGTTTTTGTAAGCGAAACTGTTGGTAATACCTACCATCGCTTTGGCCTGCTGATTACCCAGCAATACGCTCTTTCCGTCG
Encoded proteins:
- a CDS encoding c-type cytochrome, producing MKKIKWRTVILSGLFAVSLVLVIRQLLRRSNVWVEGEEDLWMAPDTASIPHTTEGERIRYGRELIAHTAQYLGPHGSIAAISNGMNCQNCHLDAGTRPWGNNYGSTATLYPKFRARSGTVESIEKKVNDCFVRSLNGQALDSNSHELQAIIAYIHWLGKDLPKGYKTPGSGIRDLEYLPIPADTSKGKIVFLQKCQRCHGPDGAGELKPGSTEYLYPPLWGQNSYNTGAGLYRISRFAGYVKYNMPLGTNYQHPQLSDEEAWNVAAFVNSQPRPEKAFPADWPDIRTKPPDHPFGPFSDTYSAIQHKYGPFGPIARQHKKK
- a CDS encoding DsrE family protein, which encodes MKKLLITFTLLLGYIFCYAQADYKVIFDITSKSPEAQNTIIRQLNGILKGNPNAQLEVAVYGDALDMVLKDKSKVEPAISELIKNHKNLNIKVCGATMKRNNKNASELIPGVQVVPDAIYEIITKQKEGWGYIKVAE
- a CDS encoding GlsB/YeaQ/YmgE family stress response membrane protein, with the translated sequence MIWTIIIGGIAGWLAGKLMRGEGFGIIVDILVGIVGGWLGGWLFGKLGLHMGNGLIGSLITALVGSIILIWLVRLVKRG
- a CDS encoding DUF5686 and carboxypeptidase-like regulatory domain-containing protein — encoded protein: MTRGKVVNKFTEEPLPFATVYWKYADHGVMTDSAGEFKLKRSTRTSDTMIVRYVGYVTKAIPLAATDQEPLVIQMEATMNVGVEVKAKMDKGLVWWRQVVAHRPENAPGHYNSYYAELYNKLEIDLSNINKQRWERSRIMKPYTFVTQRVDTTSETKPFLPVFLSESVSDYYVAGSPSKVREEIRALNTSGIKNESVMQYLGGINQKINTYDNYLSIFGREFISPVSNVGDRYYHYKGLDTVIQNGQQYFHLAFTPRREGENLFSGDCWIQASTWALQKISLSVSGAVNINFVKRLDIIQEFSQRNEKEWVVTKDRFIVELAFLGKEKTTFIGRKTTLYRNIAVDQDFIVRKLNENRRKEELVIPDSATVIGKNYLEQHRPDPLTTNEKHAITLVDTLKSMPAFKKLSNTVTFLVDGHIKMGNVEIGPWYKWISRNRIEGLRFRFDLGTTPEFSRNLRLYGYLAYGTKDESLKGKMAVAYIWPGDKGWSTLASYKDDLDNNQRGFNGEEVSLDNIFGQLVRRHGIPQKFTREQEMQLTVRKRFPEQFSLQGTVSRSQYTTYDPLPPHSIFRSSPNDRSHIVNAEFRLGFRYAPGEKEIRTFRKTRRVKSNQPVIDVAYAVAPAGVLNSRYQYHKVNFSIQQQFPLNRWGRVNYMIYAGRIFADKLPFVLLQIHPGNETYYYNKDAFSLMNKYEFVSDRYAGFNIEHNFNGKLLNLLPFMRKTGIRQFWNAKAVIGDLSHANRVYNQIEYGRYGMRSLDGKVYTELGTGFDNIFRFFRVDAVWRLYPQKGNVSYSSFGLFGSFRLQF
- a CDS encoding rhomboid family intramembrane serine protease; translated protein: MPSKIYRIKTFFLPFLWILLLFITGYSFLNWLLFTHYAVFPVREEILDFGLPVVLGVVPAWIWMWPRIKMFSFRNGKADVLYYSVVTLGIIVPALITQSYIRKINERLVKLNTISEITQHNAAAYQVNKLYIDKQRASAWAYVTIEGKHNTQYVYHIYITAPLLDGARDTVSTQCLAWYGLIYQTTISNRLSDEEKDRRCRQYALLCEQKFQAADLKDFVYLERLGNTNERPLFLQAAARNLWFQAPENIVLMPVRKSFGMRADSFLPWIFGTVTVFLVLWLIMSLYTELKMPSGKQPPDWRWPATNLLAWMMGTSLFLGLITHAMASDLTVLGVSSRPLVLGGQWWRLVLSIFLNITFLQGFYVVAFYLAGFILEPLLKWKCLLLWLICGIAGNIMSMVIYPDYLTFGASGAVQGCWGFLLVFVFAGVFSKDTGTNLLYAMGCLAVVVLGLLLGLKGTSDSAADLGGLACGILLGMLYYRKYRDVAVYKG
- a CDS encoding alkene reductase, with translation MLFTQHTIGKITLNNRIVMPPMTRSRAGQGDAATDMMAEYYGQRASAGLIIAEGTQISRQGQGYAWTPGIYSPEQVAGWKKVTTAVHQKGGRIFAQLWHVGRVSHVSLQPDGAAPVAPSAILAEGVKVALPGPTGGVLMEQHSMPRELSIPEIKAIVKEYAEAARNAIAAGFDGVELHGANGYLIEQFIDSQTNHRTDEYGGSLENRLRFLREVATAVADAIGKERVGVRQAPLTTLMGAQDDHPEVTYIAAAKMLNEIGVAYIHVAEADWDDAPVMSADFKEAYRKAFSGTMIYSGKYTKARAEEALQKGWADLIGFGRPFIANPDLPYRLQHDLPMNTPDKTTFFGGTEKGYLDYAFYQQPVPAQV
- a CDS encoding LysR family transcriptional regulator; this translates as MNLNMEWLRTFKTIYEKGTLTAAAQALYISQPGVSLHLNSLEAATGYTLFDRSAKKMVPTERAKVLYNFIQEPMGRLEMAEQVFHRSSREGRATISIGMCFETFQFTLERYISSLPFNVIVKFGLYPEMIHDLDKGVLDMIVTPEKTDQPSLEFKPFSKEKIVMVCGSNTNIKQLKTLLKEANVKDEQLKSARIAEVEQWLKQQIWYSTAADMEHLKRFWKFNLRHNIDFKPNYIVPNISSIVRCLGGNEGFAIIPDFLCRDEIKSGKIKVVWDGDVCVENTLYFGSRKKTIYNKEIKMVEDIFLKEMAAL
- a CDS encoding SusD/RagB family nutrient-binding outer membrane lipoprotein, coding for MKRIIIKSGLSLAAFSMLLSACNKFEDLNKNPKEANENQVQEEFLINGSIINAQMDPGVAERSFVLIWKAAAHQQLDDGITSGIGNDEWSNAYYTSCTGWLTSINAAIQLGEQKIQSGSINEYTANLLQVARIWRAYLLSELSDNYGPVAIDAYKSTNPDFASVKDVYYYLLAELKDASAKLKTDQAPTDAMKKLDPAYSYDFKKWQRYANSMRLRLAMRLSEVDPAKAKAEFEAAVSGDLITDMSQAFQVQEKPGWDALTGVMSREWNEQMMSTTMENLYNGLGSVKTADQLTDAVYQPYIRPADWAGLQLTDHFPTTSNDPLAGFWFDGLPQTIDPRAYKAFIPGGDFSNTNFCRYPSWNRKAWEQTARPLMKNSTDTAVLLDGKMAWNGSTNGDWGDKGTNNRSYFWPAAYPRMSQQFRSSTSKRIFFAPWEVQFLIAEAAVRGWNVPVSAKAAYEKGIALNFEYWGVSNFLGTYLASNDYNTVGTSVNFDHIAEPPVSHTMNFKNGYTGAPGTVEIKYPVNNLYKNGSAKNDQLTKIITQKYIAQMPWLPLEAWNDQRRLGLPFFENPNVEQALPGLPALSSSNYMTSSVKNFPQRIKYPALVRNTNPKGYDQAVQNLGGAEEITTPLWWAKKQ